A window of Dyella terrae contains these coding sequences:
- the bfr gene encoding bacterioferritin: MKGDAKVIEFLNKVLYNELTAINQYFLHYRMFKDWGYKELAEHEYKESIEEMKHADHLIERILFLEGLPNLQHLGKLRIGENVLECIQGDLDLEIMAVKDLREAIAYSEGIADYVSRDIFKNILHDEEEHIDWLETQQSLVKDIGAERYLQSKMSS; this comes from the coding sequence ATGAAAGGCGACGCCAAGGTCATCGAGTTCCTCAACAAGGTGCTCTATAACGAACTCACGGCCATCAACCAGTACTTCCTGCATTACCGCATGTTCAAGGACTGGGGATACAAGGAACTGGCCGAGCATGAGTACAAAGAGTCGATCGAGGAAATGAAGCACGCCGATCATCTGATCGAACGCATTCTGTTCCTCGAAGGTCTGCCCAACCTGCAGCACCTCGGCAAGCTTCGCATTGGCGAGAACGTGCTGGAGTGCATTCAAGGCGACCTCGACCTGGAGATCATGGCCGTCAAGGACCTGCGCGAAGCCATTGCTTACAGCGAAGGCATCGCCGACTACGTCAGCCGCGACATCTTCAAGAACATCCTCCATGACGAGGAAGAGCACATCGACTGGCTCGAGACCCAGCAGAGTCTGGTCAAGGACATCGGCGCCGAGCGCTATCTGCAGAGCAAGATGTCGAGCTGA
- a CDS encoding RNA pyrophosphohydrolase, giving the protein MIDVDGYRPNVGIVLLNADGRLFWARRVNRDGWQFPQGGMRSDETPLEAMYRELEEETGLCPGHVEVIGSTRGWLRYKLPSRYIRHHQRPTCIGQKQVWFLLRLVGGEDALRLDASEKPEFDIWRWVDFWYPANHVVNFKRQVYERALRQFAPLVETLLSLELGPLPHDDPGGPPTKGREAA; this is encoded by the coding sequence ATGATCGACGTCGATGGCTACCGACCCAATGTGGGCATCGTGCTGCTGAACGCCGACGGCCGCCTGTTCTGGGCGCGCCGCGTCAATCGTGATGGCTGGCAGTTTCCCCAGGGCGGCATGCGCAGCGACGAAACCCCGCTTGAGGCCATGTACCGCGAGCTGGAAGAAGAAACCGGACTGTGCCCGGGGCACGTCGAAGTCATTGGCAGTACGCGCGGCTGGCTGCGCTACAAGCTTCCGAGCCGCTATATCCGCCACCACCAGCGCCCCACCTGCATCGGCCAGAAGCAGGTCTGGTTCCTGCTGCGCCTGGTCGGGGGCGAAGACGCCCTGCGCCTGGATGCCAGCGAAAAGCCGGAGTTCGACATCTGGCGCTGGGTGGATTTCTGGTACCCGGCCAACCACGTGGTGAACTTCAAGCGCCAGGTCTACGAGCGGGCACTTCGCCAGTTTGCCCCGCTGGTGGAAACCCTGCTGAGCCTCGAGCTGGGCCCGCTGCCCCATGACGATCCAGGCGGCCCGCCGACCAAGGGCCGCGAGGCCGCCTGA
- the queD gene encoding 6-carboxytetrahydropterin synthase QueD, which translates to MHIFKLFHIEAAHRLPHVPEGHKCARLHGHSFRVEIHVSGEPDPKLGWVMDFADVKAAFAPLYDQLDHHYLNDIEGLENPTSEMLARWIFTRLSKDLPGLDKVVVHETCTSGASCSRDSF; encoded by the coding sequence ATGCACATCTTCAAGCTGTTCCATATCGAAGCCGCCCATCGCCTGCCCCACGTGCCGGAAGGCCACAAGTGCGCGCGCCTGCATGGCCATTCGTTCCGTGTGGAAATCCATGTGAGCGGCGAGCCCGATCCGAAGCTCGGCTGGGTGATGGATTTCGCCGACGTCAAGGCGGCCTTCGCGCCGCTTTACGACCAGCTCGACCATCACTACCTCAACGACATCGAGGGCCTGGAGAATCCCACCAGCGAGATGCTGGCGCGCTGGATCTTTACCCGATTGTCGAAAGACCTCCCGGGTCTGGACAAGGTCGTGGTCCACGAGACCTGCACCTCCGGTGCAAGTTGTAGCCGTGACAGTTTCTGA
- a CDS encoding (2Fe-2S)-binding protein, whose protein sequence is MRAMYICMCNAVTDHDIRRAAADGVHSFAELQARTGCSDCCGCCEQEARSTLSKAVDQVMMTLPIVTA, encoded by the coding sequence ATGCGCGCCATGTATATCTGCATGTGCAACGCCGTCACCGACCACGACATCCGCCGCGCCGCGGCCGATGGCGTGCATAGCTTTGCCGAGCTCCAGGCTCGCACGGGCTGTTCCGATTGCTGCGGTTGCTGCGAGCAGGAAGCCCGCTCCACCCTGAGCAAAGCCGTCGACCAGGTCATGATGACCTTGCCGATCGTCACGGCTTAA
- a CDS encoding DUF6776 family protein, translated as MASRPPPRFVVRPHDAAVPRRRWWWLGGAWLVSMVATGWIVGLAVHSGTPTASEHRQVRALTDQNESLQQQVANLQRANQVSDIAQQSLRSSLTEREEEISGLRADLGFYARLVGSDTQKEGVRVQEIRLRPIEGTRGWNLSVSLTQNARRNDDIAGIATVTVEGLRANKVVQLPWASLGDAAQKEGIPFKLKYFQQLHATIVLPADVRPNRIRIDVTPDGGSPVTRTVAWSDALAGAMTKTEGETDAKP; from the coding sequence ATGGCTTCTCGCCCACCACCGCGCTTTGTCGTGCGCCCCCATGACGCTGCCGTTCCGCGGCGTCGCTGGTGGTGGCTGGGCGGTGCGTGGCTGGTCAGCATGGTGGCGACGGGATGGATCGTTGGCCTGGCCGTGCACAGCGGCACCCCCACGGCCAGCGAGCACCGGCAGGTGCGCGCCCTGACTGACCAGAACGAATCCCTGCAGCAGCAGGTCGCCAACCTGCAGCGCGCGAACCAGGTGTCCGATATCGCGCAGCAGTCGCTGCGCAGCTCCCTTACGGAGCGCGAGGAAGAAATCAGCGGCTTGCGCGCCGATCTGGGTTTCTACGCCCGCCTGGTGGGCAGTGACACGCAGAAGGAGGGCGTACGCGTCCAGGAAATTCGCTTGCGTCCGATCGAGGGGACGCGCGGATGGAACCTCTCGGTCAGTCTCACCCAGAACGCCCGCCGCAACGACGATATCGCTGGCATCGCCACCGTTACCGTGGAAGGGCTGCGCGCAAACAAGGTGGTCCAGTTGCCGTGGGCAAGCCTGGGCGATGCCGCGCAGAAGGAAGGGATTCCCTTCAAGCTTAAGTATTTCCAGCAATTGCACGCCACCATCGTGCTGCCGGCCGACGTGCGACCGAACCGAATCCGGATCGATGTCACGCCCGATGGCGGATCGCCCGTCACCCGCACGGTGGCGTGGAGCGATGCTCTGGCTGGTGCCATGACAAAGACCGAAGGGGAAACCGATGCTAAGCCGTAA
- a CDS encoding phasin family protein — protein sequence MSQQLNTQVFTYAKQFIDNAFKAQSVALSSLEKVVSLQVRALESQSQSAADFISDAFETRDADGLRSLWEKGAAVARENSERAVALTQEIAAISQKTAESLGALVQEQQQAANDAVAAPVAAAKKAAGVK from the coding sequence ATGTCGCAGCAACTGAACACCCAGGTTTTCACCTACGCCAAGCAGTTCATCGATAACGCCTTCAAGGCGCAGTCGGTTGCACTGAGCAGCCTGGAGAAGGTCGTTTCCCTGCAGGTCCGCGCGCTGGAGAGCCAGTCGCAGTCCGCCGCCGATTTCATCAGCGACGCGTTCGAAACCCGCGACGCCGATGGCCTGCGTTCCCTGTGGGAAAAGGGCGCTGCCGTGGCTCGCGAGAACTCCGAGCGTGCCGTCGCCCTGACCCAGGAAATCGCCGCTATCTCCCAGAAGACCGCCGAGTCCCTGGGTGCGCTGGTGCAGGAGCAGCAGCAGGCCGCCAATGATGCCGTTGCCGCTCCGGTGGCTGCTGCCAAGAAGGCTGCTGGCGTCAAGTAA